The genomic window GCGGATGGCTCGACACGGTGGCGATCCCCGGCGACGCGAGGCGCCGCGATGTCGAAGCGCACGCCGTCACCGTCGCGTGGCCAGGGCGTCGCCGATGTCGGTGCGGGAGTAGACGACTTCACGCCCGTTGCGTCGCCGGGCGACGAGGCCGGTTCGGCGGAGGACGCCCAGGTGGGTGCTGACGCCGCCGGGGCTCCACCCGGTGCGCTCCGCGAGTGCCCGAGTGGAGGCCGGATGGTCGAGGAGCTCGAGCAGCAGGGCACGGCGCCGGCCGATGAGCTCGCCGAGCGCTCGATCGGCTCCATCGCCCCGGTCCCACAGGTCTCCCACGCCGGACGGCTGGTACGTGAGTGCCGGGGGCCAGGGCGCATCGACGCGCGGCCAGACGCCGAACGCGAAGACGGACGGGATGAGCATCATCCCGCGGCCGGCGAGGTCGACCTCGCGGGAGTCCATCGCGACGGGGGAGACGGTCAGGAGCTCACCGTCCCACGAGACCGTGCGGCTGAGGGCGGTGAACGCGGAGGTCCCGCCGGCCGCGACGAGGCGACGTGCGCGCAGGGCGATCTCGGACTCCAGGAACCCGGTCATCCGCGGCCACCACGGTGCCAGCGCGGCGTCCCAGAACGAGCGCATCTGCCCGATCAGGTCGGCGATGGCCGCTTCGGGTGCGTCGACGAATCGCCGCAGGTCGACGGGGACGCCCTCGGGGAAGGCCCGACGGACGTCGGCCGCCACGACGTCGGCGGGAGTGCGGGCGATCCGCTCGAGTTCCTCGTCGATCCCGGGGTGCGGCGTCACCGGGGGCGGCGCATTGAAGTTCGGCCACATCCTCCGCCCGAGCGGATTGATCGCGTAGAGCAGGTCGAGGTCGAGCCCCGACAGGGCGGGCAGGGTCGATGCGACGAACCGGTGGTGCTCCGGGAACTCCGACGGCAGCCGCAGGACATAGGTCGCCGCGGAGAGCTCGATCAGCGGCGCGATGGCGAACCGGGTGCGCAGGAGGTCGTCGCGGCCGAATCGGAAACGGATCTGCGCTCCCATGGATTCAGGATAGTCGGAATCATTTCGCATCCGAGGACCGGCGGGGGAGCGTGGAACGGTGACGGAACATGGAAGGGAGACGCATCATGAACGAGGTCGTGATGCACAACGTGGTCTCGGTCGACGGGTTCATCGCCGACGAGGCGGATGGCATCGGTCACCTGTTCGACTGGTACTTCGCCGGTGACGTCCCGGCGGGCGAGACGGGGTTCACCGTGTCACCCCAGTCGGCGGCGTACCTCGAGTCGGTCTGGGCCGAGACCGGATGCCTCATCATCGGCCGGCACCTCTTCGACCTGATGAACGGCTGGGACGGCATCCCGCCCGCGGGGATCCCGCACGTCGTGGTCGTCTCGCACCGGCCCAAGCCCGATGGCTGGCATCCCGAGGCGTCCTACTTCTTCGTCGACGACCCGGCAGGGGCCGTGCAGCGGGCGAGGGAACTCGCCGGTGGCCGGAACGTCGGCGTCGCGGCCGGAGACGTGGGCGCCCAGATGCTGGCGGCCGGGCTCGTCGACCGGGTCGCGATGGATGTCGCGCCGGTGCTGTTCGGGTCGGGCAAGCGCTTCTTCGGCGCGCTCGACGAGCCGCTCCAGCTCGAGGACCCGGACGTGGTGATCCGAGGCGAGGGCGTGCTCCATCTTGCGTACCGGGTGCAGCGTGGATGAGGAACTCGTGCTCCATGCCCGACAGCTCGTGGCCTCGAACCGCTACCTGGCGCTCGCGACCGTCGATGCGGAGGGGCGCCCGTGGTGCAGCCCGGTGTACTTCGCGGCCGACGACGAGCTGGAGTGCTTCTACTGGATGTCCGCGACGACGTCGCGGCACTCCCGCAACATCGTCGCGAATCCCGAGGTGAGTCTCGCGGTCTTCGATTCGACGGTGGAGCCGTATCACGGGCGCGGCGTGTACTCGACGGGCCTCGCGGAGGTGGTCGCCGGCGACGAGCTGCAGGGCGCGCTCACCGTCTATCCCGGCGACCCGTCGCGCGGCGGGTCGCCGATCACGGCCGAGGAGGTCAGCGACCCGTCGCCGTGGCGGCTCTACCGCGCCCGCGCCGCCGCGATCTGGGTCCTCTGCCCTCGGCCGCCGCGGCAGCCCTGCCCACGCCACGGGCGTGACGACGATCACCGGGCCCGGGTCCGCTGATCGGGACCTCGGGCGATGCGCTCTCAGCGGTCGAGCTGCATCCGCGCCCACGTGACGGCGATCGCCCCGCCGAAGGCGGCGGGAACGACGAGCACGCCGAGCAGCGCCGGCCACGGCACGCTCGCCGGGTCGATCGCCCACAGCGCGGGCGCGACGAGCGGGAACCACGTGCCGACCCCCAGCACCGCGCACACCTGCGCGGCGATGAGGAGCACGATCGCGGTCGCGATCCCGGCGAGGACGCTGCGGGCGAGGCTGGCGACCCATCCCGCGGGAACCGCGAGGAAGGCGGTGAGCAGGGTCAGCACGGGGATCCGCAGGAGTTCCGCCGCGCCATCCGGGTCGCTGCGGTCGAGCCCGGATGCGATGCCGACGACCGCGAGCAGGAGCGTGATGGCCGCCGCGAGGAGGGCGGCCCAGGCGAGGTAGACGGCGAGCTTGCCGAGCGCGAGGGTCGACCTGCGCACGGGCAGCGCGAAGAGCGCGGCGACCGTGCCGTCCGCGAACTCGCGACCATAGAGCCAGGCGATGAGGATGCCGCAGGCTCCGAAGCCGCCCGCCGCGAGGATCTGCGCCGCCGTGCCGACGAGCAGGGCCCAGCCGTCGGCGTCGGCGAGCGGTCCGAGGCGTGCGAGCACGCGCTCGTCGCCGGCAGCCGCCGCGGCGAGCAGTCCCGTCGTGAGCGCGGCGAGGGCGACCACCACGATGCCCGTGGTCCAGGGCAGCACCCGCGAGGCGACGGCTTTGCGCGTCTCGACGGCGACCGCCGTCCCGAAGCCGGTCATGCCGCCCTCCGCTCGAGGTCGTCGGCGTGCACGAGCGCGAAGAACGCCCGCTCGAGGTCGGTCGCGCCGGGATCGAGGCTGCCGATCAGACGGCCGTCGTTCATGACGCTGATCCGGTCGGCGATGCGGGCGACCTCGTCGAGGTGGTGGCTCGAGACGAGGATGCCGGCGCCCGCCGCGGCGCGCCGGACGATCGCCTCGCGGAGCAGGATGACACCGGCGGGGTCGAGCGCGTTGGTGGGCTCGTCGAGCACGATGAGGTCGGGGTGGTGCTGGAGCGCGGCCGCGAGCCCGATCCGCTGTCGATTGCCGAGCGAGAGCCGGCGCGCGCGCACTCGCGCGTAGCGTGCGAGGCCGAGTTCCTCGATGGCCGCGTCCGCGAGGCCGCCGGCCTCGTTTCGCGTGGCACCGTGCAGCCGGGCGGCGAGGCGCAGGTTCGTGCGGAGGTCGAGCTCGCCGTAGGCGAGGGCCTGCTCGACGAGGTGGCCCACGCGCGCCCAGGCGCCGGACGGCAGGTCGGGCAGCGCGACCCCGTCGATGCGCACCACGCCGGAGTCCGGCCGGAGCATTCCCAGCATGAGCCGCATGAGCGTCGTCTTCCCCGCGCCGTTCAGGCCGACGAGCGCGTGGATCTCGCCCGGCGCGATCGCGAGGTCGACCCCGTGCACGCCGGCACCGCCGGCGAATTCCCGCCGGACGGCGACCAGTTCGATCCGCGGTTCACTCATCGGAGCCTCCCGCTCGGCTCGGCGCCGCCGCGGTCGGCACGTCGAGCACGTCGAGCGCGCGTTCGATCGAGGCGCCGAGGCCGGTCGACTCGTCGTCGGCCCAGGCGAAGAGCCCCGCGACGAGCGCGGCCAGCACGGCGGCGGCGGCGATCCGCGCGTCGTGCTCGGTGGCGCCGTCCTCGACCAGCTGGGCGATGAGGGCACGCTCGGTGTTGCCCGTCGAACGCCAGGTCGCCGCGCGCAGCGAGGGGGTCTGCGCGGCGATCCGCACGCGCCGGCGAATGGCCGGATGCTCGGGCTCGGGCACAGCCCGCCATGCCTCGCGGATACCGCGGACCGCTCGCGTGAACGTCGGGAGCTTCCTCGGCTGGCGGGCGACGCCCTCGACCAGCATCGGGTCGTACGGGTCGTCGAGGAGGAGCGACTCCTTCGTCGGGAAGTACCGGAAGAAGGTCATCTCGGTCACGCCCGCTGCGGCGGCGATCTGGGCGACCGTGGTCTGGTCGTACCCCTGGCGCTCGATCAGGTCGAGTCCGGTGTCGAGCAGTCGGGCGAGGGTGCGCTCGCGTTTGGTGGTGCCGGTGGTGGTCACAACCAGAATGTTAGTCACTCACATTCGAGGCGGCAAGAGCCGGCCCCCTCACCCCAGCTTGCGGATGACCCGTTCGAGCCGCGCGGCGAGCTGCGCGTCGTCGGGAGGCGCCGCGCCCTCCTCGGCACCGCGAGCCCATGCCAGGCCGATGTAGCGCATGAGGCCCGCCAGCAGGTGCGTCGTGATCTCGGCCTGTTCCGGGATCTCCGCGAGCTCCTCGTGGCCGGCGCCCTCGCGCAGCGCATCCTGGCGCAACCGGAGCTCGATGA from Agromyces aurantiacus includes these protein-coding regions:
- a CDS encoding MarR family transcriptional regulator → MGAQIRFRFGRDDLLRTRFAIAPLIELSAATYVLRLPSEFPEHHRFVASTLPALSGLDLDLLYAINPLGRRMWPNFNAPPPVTPHPGIDEELERIARTPADVVAADVRRAFPEGVPVDLRRFVDAPEAAIADLIGQMRSFWDAALAPWWPRMTGFLESEIALRARRLVAAGGTSAFTALSRTVSWDGELLTVSPVAMDSREVDLAGRGMMLIPSVFAFGVWPRVDAPWPPALTYQPSGVGDLWDRGDGADRALGELIGRRRALLLELLDHPASTRALAERTGWSPGGVSTHLGVLRRTGLVARRRNGREVVYSRTDIGDALATRR
- a CDS encoding dihydrofolate reductase family protein, whose translation is MNEVVMHNVVSVDGFIADEADGIGHLFDWYFAGDVPAGETGFTVSPQSAAYLESVWAETGCLIIGRHLFDLMNGWDGIPPAGIPHVVVVSHRPKPDGWHPEASYFFVDDPAGAVQRARELAGGRNVGVAAGDVGAQMLAAGLVDRVAMDVAPVLFGSGKRFFGALDEPLQLEDPDVVIRGEGVLHLAYRVQRG
- a CDS encoding pyridoxamine 5'-phosphate oxidase family protein, translating into MLHARQLVASNRYLALATVDAEGRPWCSPVYFAADDELECFYWMSATTSRHSRNIVANPEVSLAVFDSTVEPYHGRGVYSTGLAEVVAGDELQGALTVYPGDPSRGGSPITAEEVSDPSPWRLYRARAAAIWVLCPRPPRQPCPRHGRDDDHRARVR
- a CDS encoding ABC transporter permease, with protein sequence MTGFGTAVAVETRKAVASRVLPWTTGIVVVALAALTTGLLAAAAAGDERVLARLGPLADADGWALLVGTAAQILAAGGFGACGILIAWLYGREFADGTVAALFALPVRRSTLALGKLAVYLAWAALLAAAITLLLAVVGIASGLDRSDPDGAAELLRIPVLTLLTAFLAVPAGWVASLARSVLAGIATAIVLLIAAQVCAVLGVGTWFPLVAPALWAIDPASVPWPALLGVLVVPAAFGGAIAVTWARMQLDR
- a CDS encoding ABC transporter ATP-binding protein, translating into MSEPRIELVAVRREFAGGAGVHGVDLAIAPGEIHALVGLNGAGKTTLMRLMLGMLRPDSGVVRIDGVALPDLPSGAWARVGHLVEQALAYGELDLRTNLRLAARLHGATRNEAGGLADAAIEELGLARYARVRARRLSLGNRQRIGLAAALQHHPDLIVLDEPTNALDPAGVILLREAIVRRAAAGAGILVSSHHLDEVARIADRISVMNDGRLIGSLDPGATDLERAFFALVHADDLERRAA
- a CDS encoding TetR family transcriptional regulator, with protein sequence MTTTGTTKRERTLARLLDTGLDLIERQGYDQTTVAQIAAAAGVTEMTFFRYFPTKESLLLDDPYDPMLVEGVARQPRKLPTFTRAVRGIREAWRAVPEPEHPAIRRRVRIAAQTPSLRAATWRSTGNTERALIAQLVEDGATEHDARIAAAAVLAALVAGLFAWADDESTGLGASIERALDVLDVPTAAAPSRAGGSDE